The sequence CAACCGCGCAGGAGGCGAGGGACCAAGCCAAGCTGGCGCGGGGGATTGCCGAAATCGCCGACGTGGCGGGTAAGGCTATCCAGGCGAGTTCGGATGCGATGGACGCCCTTGACGGGGCGGTGGAGCAGGCGCTGCTGGCAGCCGCCGCCAGCGACGAGGCAGTCCAGCATGCCAATGCCGCCGGCGCGAACGCCTCGGCCGCGGTGGCGGCGGCCAACCAGGCGCGGGCGGACGCGGACCGGGCGCAGCGCGCGGCGAATGCGGCCCAGAAGTACCTGAACGTGGCGGCGCAGTCGGCCTTCGCTGCGCGGGACGCGGCGATTCGGGCGGCGCAGCATGCGGAAGATGCGGCGGACGCCGCGATCGACGCGGCGAACCATGCCGGTGACGCGGCGACTGCGGCCGAACGCGCTAGCGAGGCCGCCAACGCGGCGACTGCGGCAGCACAGGCAGCGGTGGAAACCGCCAGCCAAGCAATTGAGGTGTATAACGCGGCGCGGGAGGCAGACTCTGAGCGGCTTGCCGTCTTTCAAGACGAGCATGTCGAGGCGGCCCACCAGGCCTCCGCGCTGTATGACGAGGCGCAGGCGGCGGCCACGTGGGACGCGCTGCAGGCTGAGCAACGGGACGCGGAGACCGATCAGCTGATCGCCGAAGCGCTGGACCCGGCAACCGAAACCGCTGCCGCGGTAGCCGCTGCCCGCAGGGTGGCGCTGAACCTCATGCATGCCTCCGGTACCTGGACGCGGCAAGCCGCGCAGGCAGCGCTCGGTGGCAGTGATGCCCAGGCTATGGAGTTCGTTCGGACTGGTATCGCAGCGGCAGCCGGGCAAGACGACCGGCTCGTGGTTGGCGAACTGGCGATCAGCGAAAACGTCTCACTACGGGACGCGGCCCTCGCCGCATTGGAGGGTAGCGACGCCGAGGTTTCTCAGTTCCTTGCTACTCAGGACTACCCCGGGCGCTACGTCCAAGACCGGCTCAAGGTCAACCAGATCATGGCTGCCGCGAAGGACTCCGGCGATACCCACCTAGCGGAGAAGGCACAGGAGGCCCTCAGTAACGGCGATGGGCAGGTACTGCGCACGTTTATCGCGTCCGGACAGTACTCGGCAGCCGCCATCGGCCAGCGGATCCAGGTCAACCAGATCATGGCCAGTCCGGAAAGCGGCCCGGAGGTCAGGGCCGCCGCACAGATTGCCCTCACTGGACCGCCGCCCGGGCTACGCAAGTTCCTCACCGAGGGGCGCTACGCCGCCGCCGAACGGGACCAAAGCGCCGCCGCGCACCTGGCGGTGGTTGCCAGCCTCGTGGAACGGATCAACGAGGTCGCTCAGACCGCGACACAGGATGCAATGAACGCGCAGGCGGTCGCGGCCGAAGCCCGCGACGACGCAGCATCCGCGGCGGACTACGCGAACCAGGCCGCCCAGTCAGCGCAAGCCGCGGCCAGCTATGCCGTGCAGGCGGCGCAGTACGCCGAACAGGCCAGTAAGTCCGTGGTCAAGGCCGAAGCCGCGGTCCAGACCGCCAAGACAGCGGCAACCCAGGCAGTCGGCTCGGCCCGCAGCGCGATCCGCTCTGCTTCCTGGGCGGTTCTATCCCACGAAAGGGCCGTCCAATCTGCCAGGGAGGCGCAAGCCTCCGCGCAAGCTGCATACGACTCCGCCATCGCCGCCGAAAAGAGCGCTAAAGAAGCCGCCAAGGCGGCAGAGGAGGCTCGTAAAGAAGCCCACGAGGCCGTGGGTCTCGAGGTCTCAATATGCACTTTTAAGTACAACAACGCCGGCGATGACTGGGACACGTTCTTTTCCGACGAATCGAATGACGCCGCCGAGACCTGCGTGCGAAACATCATCGTCGATCCGTCCGAACTAACTACTCGGGCGTACATCAACGCCGGGTATTGCGATGTCTATGCCACGGGTAGTGATCCCTACAAAAACTGCATTGCATCGGTACTGTCTCCCACCTTTCTGCGTGACCAGACGCTGACCATCCTCACCGCACTTATCGAAGGCGTTGCTGCGCTCCTAATCCCGATTGCCGCAACTCTGGCGATCGGCTGTATAGCGACGCTCGTTTGCGCTGCGGTAGCTGAAACTCTATTGGCCATAGGTGAGGCCGGATTCAACGTTCAGCAATACATAAACGGTGACCAAGACCTAGCAGAAACCCTGCTAAAACTGAGCACCCTGGCGCTAGAATCTCTAGCCTTCGCCGGAGCCACAAAACTTGTCGAAAGGGGTTTTCAATCGATAAAAGGGCTATACACCATCAGCCGCTCTGCCAAACAGGCTGAGGCGAGCCTGGCGGCGGCCAATATTTCGCGAGGTCGGCTCTGGCTCACGTCGTGCCTGACCAGGAGCAGCTCCTCCGCCACCACGCCCATTCTATTTTCGGGCGGCAGTAGCAATCCCATTTCCGACATCACAGTTGGCAACCGCGCCCTAGCAACCAATCCCGCCACCACCGCGCAGCCCATGACGAACGTCACTGCCTTCCGCACCCACCCTGGTCGGCGAGTGATGCACAACTTGACGGTCGGTGAGACCCGAACATATTATGCTCTGAGTGCTGCGCCCGCCCTAGCGCGCAGCACCAGCTGCTTTGGACTGGACGGCCTCGTCTACATAGGCAGCGATACGTGGCGAACGCCTGCCGGGCTGCACTATGCACCAGGAACGGTGCAGCAACACAGGTTCCTACACGTACTAACACACATGCATCCCAGCACTAACCCCAAAAAGAAGAATCACACCGTCTTCAGTATTTCGGCAGAGGAAGTATTTCCTTTGATTGACGAGGCATGGCTTTCGCGCGATGGATCCATGCTCATAGAAACGCATGGCGAGTACACCCAGTGGGGAATCCCCATGGGCCGTCAAATCGGAACTGCGGGCGAAACTCATCTCTGCCTCGTGGTTAAATACGGCGACGAAGTAGTCACCGCATTCCCGATAATGGATCCAAAAAAGTGCAAAAAAAGTTAGGATCGCCTGGATGGAAAACTCTGAAGGGATCGAATGCCCGGCATGCGGACAGGACTGGCAAACCTGGTACCGGGTTCGCGAGGACGGTCGCATGTTTCTGCTTTGTCCGGAGTGCGATTCGATCTGGCTTCCCGGCGACGACCACCACGCTCTACCGACACGTTTTCTTGACAATTTGTTCGGTCCACAGCCAAAGTTCTTCAACGCATGGGCCCTAATTGAAGAGTGCGACCCACCTCTGCCTGACTAGTCGCATCGCCGGCAGGGATCCGGCAAAGTCGTGACGTTTTCTGGCTTGTAAGGCTTGAAGTAGAAGTACCGTTGTTGGTGGCAGCGAGACGGGCATGACCTGTTCGGAAGATCATCAAGGTTCCTACGCCACGCTGATCGTTCGAACGAGTCATGCCCGCACCGCCATCGTCACTGATCTCATCGGCGTCCTGCGAACCGGCTCTGACCGTTGCCGAGACCGCTGGTGGGCTGCCCCAAGCGCTCGCACTGGCTAGGTCGCCGACGCGCCGCCAGCAACAGCACTCGTCTTGGGCATGACCGCCGGCAACGCCCGTCGAAGGCGATGATCCGTCGACTGCTGCAGGCCATGGACGTGCACCTACTGACCGCAGCGATCCGGGCAGCTGTTGCGTCAGTGCCGGCGAAAACCACGACCTGCTCGCTTCCGAGTCTGCGTTCGCATGCGGGCCGCCCCGATCCCGGCCAACTCCGGCAAGACCACACAGCACCGGCGAAACTGCGGCAGACAGGCAGGCCAACGCCGCGCTCTACCTCATCGTAATCATCCGGCGGCGATGGGGCCCACGCACCCGTGACTACATGCAGCAACGCACCAAGGAAGGCATGTCCAAGAACGAGATCATCCGCTGCCTCAAGCGCTAAATCTCCCACGAACTCTACCAGCTCATCGGCGCAATCGACTCGAACTGGCCACTTGACACATCTATACGAGCATCTTTTGCCGGGGCCCCTGGCATCGCTGGCGAGACCGCCGGCCCACTCACTGACTGTCCACAGGCAACGACGAAGCAGGTCCGAGTTCGTCTATTGACGATGCACTGCAGCTCAGCAAACCGAAACGGGCTGCGCAGGGCGATCAACAGATCCGTAAGGGTGAGCAGCCTCAAGGCTCTAATCGGCGTGGCCGCTGGCAATGAGTGACCAAACGGCCTGAGGCGCCGGACGAGGCTATCGATCCGGCGCCTCAGAAAAAGTGGGATCTGGCGGTCAGGGCTTGACGGTCAGCTGCAGCAAAGTGGTGGGTTCATTGCCAGGCCCACTACCTTGGCCGAACTGGGTACTACCGTCGGGGATGAGGTCCTTCGTGGTTTCTTCTCCACTTTCTGTAATCACCGTTGCGGTACCATTGTGGCCGGTCCCGGCCCGTTGGCCGTCGCCGAAAATCTCGAAGACCGCAGGTATCCGGAGATCCAGCCGACCGACCGGCCCGAGGGCTTTGAAGCAAACTCTCGCCTGGCTAAGTTCCGAGGTCCACACCTCGATCACACCGATGTCGTTCACTGGAGGTGTGTTGCAGTCGGCGAACACGATGTGACCGTCGCCGGAGATAAGTTCCACGTTGTGCTCAGCCAGAATGGCAGCTGCTCCCGGGTAGCTGAAGTCCTCCACGATTGAGCCGCCGTTGCTCTCGGTTGGCATATCCTCGGTTGCGGCGATAGCGACGCCCACCGACGCCACGCCCGCCAGAGCTACACCGATCGTTCCAGCCACAAACATTTTCGATACGACGCGCATGCCGTACCACGTCCTTTCATCAACTGCCGCCATACGGCAGGCAGGGGTATTTGAACTAGTCAGCTGGTGAATCTCGGCATCCCGCGAATTGCGGCCTGCACCAGCAATGGGCGGTGACGCAGAGCTACCAGCGGCGGGTGTTGTCGGGCCAGGAGTTGTGGGGTTGGGCGGAGAGGATGGGGTCCCAGTCGCTGCTGGTGGTGCCGGTCGGGGTGTACGGGGTGATGTCGGTGCCGCTGCCGTTGAAGGGGGAGGTGTCGAGGTAGCCGGTCACCACGCCGTTGGCGTCGCGTCGGTAGTAGAGGCCGCCGCCGGGTGAGAACAGCGAGGTGGCGTCGGCCCAGCCGTTGGTGGCGAGGTCTGCCCGGCTCCAGTCGTTGGCGCCGACCGCGGTGTAGGCGATGAGTGTGCCGTCGGTGTAGGTCGCCAGCAGGCGTCCCTCACCGGTGGCAGCGAGGGTGGGTACGTCGAAGCCACTGCTGACGATCACCGTACGGTCGATCAGGTCGGTGGCCGGGTCCGCGGGTTTGGCCTTGGTCACCGTGTACCGCAGCCACGTGCCGCCGGCCCGGCCGAACAGGGAGCCGTACCCGTCGTAGACCAGCAGGTCATGACTCCAGCCGCCACCGAGACGCTCGGCGGTGCGGGTGAAGGTCAGCGGCTGGGTGCCGGTGATGTCGACCCGGTACAGACTGCCGGTGTCGGTGGTGACCAGCAGGGTGTCCGAGTTCAGGGTTGCCAGCGCCTTCGGCGTGAACCCGAGGGTCTGCGCCGACACGGTGCTGGCCACCTTCGCCCCGGTGACCGGATCCAGCGCGGTGTAGGACAGGCGACCGTCGGAGTTGACCCCGTACACCGACACCAGACCGGTCCACGGCCGCGCCGACAACAGCACCTGGTCCCAGCCGCTGCTGCTCACCGGATCGTTCGGGAAAGACTCGATGTCACTGCCGCTACCATCGAAGGGATTCGCGTCGCGGTAGCGGTCCAACCGGCCGGTCGAGCTCCGCGCGTAGTAGTGGCCGCCACCGGGCGAGAGCAGATGCGTCGGACCCGACCAACCAGTGCTCGCCAGATCGTCTCTCGACCACGCCTCGGCACCGTTACCGTGGATGGTGTACGACAACAGACGGCCGTCGGCGTTGCCCAGGATCCGCCCGGCGCCCGGCGACGTGACAGACGTCAGGCTGAACCCGGTGCCCATCGAGGTGGCCCGGCCGATGTGCTCCACGCTACTCGGCTTCTCGGTGGTCAACGTCCGACGGCGAAGCTCATCCGTGCCCTCGAGGATGCCGTACAGCGACCCGTACCCGTCATAGGCCAGCCGGTCATAGGGAGACCACCCGTTCATGACCCAGCTGGTGGTGAAGGTCAACGGATCTGTACCGGTGACGTCCACCCGGTACATCTTGCCGTCCGTGTCGGTGATCAGGATGGTGTCCTCGTTCAGGGTGGCCATCGCCTTCGGGCTGAACCCGAGGCTGGCCGCCGACTGACGATCCGCCCGCAGATCACCGGTAGCCGAGTCGATCACACTGTAGGTCAGCCGACCGTCGGACAACACACCGAAAATCTGCACGTCAGCGGTCTGCTCACCGACCCACGCCGCGAGGTCGTCAACCCGGGTGGCGGTCGCCCCGTCCCGGGTCTCCGTCTCCCCCAGACAGCCCTTCTGCCACGAGGTGTTACTGACAGCCACCAGCGCGGGCGCACCCTCGACATCCCGGAACACCGGCCCCCCGGCGTCACCCTTGCAGATGGTCGCCCCCGCCGACGCCCCCACCACACCGACGGTGGCCGTGGCGACATCCTGGACGGTGAAAGCGGCGGCGTGCAGACGGTCCGGCACCCACTCCGTAGCGGTGCGGCCGTAACCCGCGACCGTCAACGTCTCGCTGGCCGCCGGAGCCGTGTCAGCAAAACCCACCGGAGTGATATCGGTGACCGGCGCGGACAGACGCGCCAACGCCAGATTCCGCTCCGAATGCGGAACCACCGCCACCACCGCACGCTCCTGACCCGCCGTCCCCGTCAGATCAGTACGGCCAATCAAAGCACGAGTGGGTTTCCCCGGCACCCCCCGAACCACCGGCCCGGTGCCATCACTGAAACAGTTCTTCGCCGTCAGCACCCAATCCTGATCAACCAGGGCACCCGTACACGCCTGCTCATCACCGAACATGACCTTCGCAGTGAACCCGTACCCCCCATCCGGAACCGAATCAGAACCAGCAACAGCCCGAGCCACACCGCCGCCACCCAACAGACCAGCCGCGAGCACCGCCCCCGTCAGGGCCGCACCCCAACGACGAAAACCATGCACTAACAAGAAATCCCCTCACGTAAGAGCCGTGGCGCTATCCGGCGAGAAAGTCCGCCGGCAAAGCCCCTGTCCCGGCACCTAGGCGGCAGTCGCCCAGTCCAACATCATCTACGGCGCCATCATGCCACACCCGGCACACCCTGCACTAAGGACCAATTGGGAGTTGCTTCGCACCGCCCGCCACTATCCTATTAGCACCCTCTACCCCATGACGGCGGGTGATACAGGTGCCAGGACTTCCAGCTGCGGGACTGCTGACCACGTCCCTAACTACCCACGGTCCAGGAGGACGCCGGGGTTGAGTACCCACGATGGATCGAGGGCGGCTTTCGCGGCGCGCAGCGCCAGCGCCACCTGCTCCGGTCGCTGCTGGTCGTACCAGGGCCGGTGGTCGCGGCCGACGGCGTGGTGGTGGGTGATGGTGCCCCCGGAGGCCAGCAGCGCCTCGGAGACGGCGTGCTTGATCTGATCCCACTGGGCCAGGGTGCTACCCCATCGGCCGGCGGCGTAGACGCCGAAGTAGGGAGCCGGCCCGTCCGGGTAGACGTGGGTGAACCGGCAGGTAACCACGCCGGTCGCGCCGACCTCCCGCAGCGCCGCGCCAACCGCGTCAAGCACGGCGGCCCGCATCACCGGATAGCGGTCCCAGGTACAGGCGGTCTCGAAGGTCTCCACAATCATCGACCGAGCCGCAAGGGCATCCCGCTGGTACGGCATCCGCAGGAACGACGACCGCCAGGCATCCGTGGCGCTACTCCCCCGGGACGCCGACACGTCGCGCTCCCGGAGCGGCTCGGGCAGCGTCCCGCCATAGTCACGACACAGTTCGACGGCCCGTTCCAGCGCAGGCCGGACCGGGTGGTCCGCGGACTCGAAGCCCAGCACGAGCACCCCGCCGCCGGTGGCCGCGCCGGCGTTCAGCAACGCCTCCGCCGGGTCGAGCAGCCGGCAGTTGCTCGGGTACAGCCCGGACTGGGCGATCGCCCGGGTCGCCGCCACGGCCGCGTCGTGCTCGTCGAAGTGCACCGCCGCGTCCGCCCGCCACCGTGGCCGGTTCTGCAGCCGAAGCCACGCCTCGGTGATGACGCCGAGCGCGCCCTCCGAGCCGAGGAACAGCCGGTCCGGTGACGGTCCCGCACCGGAGGCCGGCAACCGGCGGGACTGGCTGATGCCGGTCGGGGTGACCACCCGCAGTGCCTCCACCAGGTCGTCGATATGGGTCAGGACCGTCGCGTAGTGCCCGCTCGCCCGCGTCGCCAGCCAACCGCCGACTGTGGAGAACTCGAACGACTGTGGGAAGTGCCGCAGGGTGAGGTGCTGCGGGCGAAGGTGTTCCTCCAGCGCCGGCCCGAACACGCCGGCCTGGACCCGCGCCGCCCGACTGGTCCGGTCGACCTCCCGCACCCGGTCGAGCCGGCCGAGGTCGAGGCTGACCGTTCCGGGATAGTCGTCGTCCACCCGGGGCTCCACGCCGCCGACCACCGAGGAGCCGCCACCGTACGGGACGACCGCCAGGCCGGACCGCGAGCACCAGTCGAGCACGTCGACCACATCCTGTTCGGAGGTGGGGCGGGCGACCAGGTCCGGTGGGTGCCGTACATCGCCGTGCAGGTTCCGGACCACGTCCCGGAAGGCCTTTCCGTGCGCGTGCGCCGCCCGTTCGGCCGGCTCGGCCGAACACACGTGCGCTAGCACCGCCGGCGGAGTGACCCGCGAGGGCGGCAGATCCAACTCGGCCACCGGCGGCGGTTCGTGTGCGGTCAGGTCAACGTCGGGTAGCAGGGTCCGCACCCGGTTGGCCAGCCTCGTGGCCTCCTCGCCGGTAACCGCGTCCTCGACGTAGCCCCAGCCCCACCATGAACGGCGCTTCACCGGCATCCAGTCTCCCCATCGTCACCGAGGTCGATGTACTGGAACCTACTCGGCTGGCGACGTAACCGGAATCCCACTGCCCGGCGCCGCTGACGCGTCAGCCACGGTCGGGCCCGGAACCCTGCTCCTGCGGGGTGGTTGGTGGAGGGCTCGAGCTGGGGTACGGAGCGCGTCGTCCAGCGACTCCGGCGACCACCGACGCCGAGTCACCGCCGACACCACGGTGGCGAGCAGCACACCGACCACCATGGTCACCACCATTGGGCTGGGTGAGCCGGGCAGCAGCCCGGTGATCGACCGGGCTACCGTGCCCATGACCAGATAGAGCCCGGCCCACGCCGCTGCGCCGAGCGCCGCACAGCCCACGAACCGCCGGTACGACATCCGCAATCCACCCGCGACCAGCGGCAGCAACGCGTTGAGAACCGGCAGGAAGGGCGCCAGCAGCACCATCTGGCCGCCGCTGCGGCGCAGGAGGCGCTCCGCCGCCGCCCACCGCTCTTCGCCGATCCAGTCGCCGACCCGCCCGCGCCGCAGCCGGTCGGCGAAGCGACGACCGGCCAGGAAGCTCAGCGACCAGCCGGCCAGGCACCCGGCGACCACCGTGCCGAGCACGGGGAGACCAGCGGTGGGGCCCCGTGCCCCCACCGCCGCGAGGATCGCCACGTCCCCGGGAACCAACACACCCAGGAGCGGCACCGCATCGAAGATCATCACCAACCCGAGCGCCCCCAACAGCAGGAGGGTGGGAAGCTCTCCGATCTGGGCCAGCCAATCCATGCCCGACACGCTAGGGCCAAGCCGCATCCCTGGACATCCGGAGTAGCCCCCAGCCGCCCCTGACTTCCCCTTCAGGGGCGGCTGGGGGCTTCGGTCAGGCTGGCCGCAGCACCTGCACCCGCCGCACCGGGGAGTCGGCGGTCGGTTCGGTGGTCGGCACCTCATGCTCGGCGACGACCACCAGCCCGTGGGCCGGCACGTGCCCGCGGCCCGGCTCGCCGACCAGCACGTCGATGCCGGCGGATGCGGCACGGCGGAGAAACGGCAGCATCCGTGCCGCCGTCGCCCGGTCGTACAGAACATCGCCGGCGACCAGCAGGTCCAACTCGGCGGGTGTACCGTCCAGCAGGTCCCGGTCGGTGGCCGCGATCCGCACGCCGTTGGCCCGCGCGTTGACCGTGACGGCGGCGACCGAGTAAGGGTCGGTGTCGGCGGCCAGGACGTGCGCCGCGCCGGCCAGCGCGGCCGCGACCGCGACCACGCCCGAGCCGGCAGCCAGATCGAGTACCCGGCGACCCGTCACCAGGTCGGGGTGGTCGAGCAGGTGCCGGGCGAGGGCCTGACCGCCCGGCCACACCGACGCCCAGTACGGCGGGGGCAGGGCGTGCCCGGCTCGGGCCTCCATCCGCGCCCACCAGACGATCGGATCCTCGGCCAGGTGCAGGCGCAGACCGGGCACGAACGGCACGGGTAGCAGCCGCAGCCGGTCCAGGCCGTGACCGGGCGCAGCGATCTCCCGTTCCAGATCGACCAGCGCGGTCGTGGCTACGCCCATCGGGGCAGCATGCCCCAGTCTGGTAGGCCACCGTGCGGTGTTCGGCAGGTCCGCCCCGGACTGGTCATTTCGTTGCCTACGGCACTTCGTCCAGCGAATCGGCGCGCGGCCGGCTACTGTCAGGAAGGTACCGGGCGATCATCGGCCGCCGGCTGAGGTTGCCCGCTTGGAACAGGGAGAGATGCATGGCAACCGGCACCGTCAAGTGGTTCAACGCAGAAAAGGGCTTCGGCTTCATCGAGCAGGATGGCGGGGGGCCGGACGTCTTCGTCCACTACTCGTCGATCTCGATGAGCGGTTACCGGGAGCTGAGCGAGGGCCAGAAGGTTGACTTCGATGTGACCCAGGGCCAGAAGGGCCCGCAGGCGGATAACGTCCGCCCGATGTGACCCGCGGCGGTGACGGCGGCCGGTGGTTCGGTCGCCGTCACCGCCGGATGCTCCGGAGAGCCCGTACTCCGCGAAATCGGATGCCCTTCCGCCAACCGGTCATCTCGGACCGAGGGCGATCGGTGTGTCCGTACGTCGCCGCAGGCCGGACTGCCTGCCCGCCGGCGCTGGTCTTGGGTAGCTTCCATCTTGGGTGGGCCCACCGGCGGTGGGCCCACCCAAGACCCTGGTCAGGAGATGGTGGCGTTGGTTCCGAGGTGGAGACTGTTGTCGGGCAGGCCGACGGTGTAGGTGCTGAAGATACGGCGGTTCGGGTCTACCTGGGTAGGGTCGCTCTGCCAGGTTCCGGAGGTGTCTCGGCTACGGTGCCAGACACCGCTGCCGTCAACGGTGACGCCAAGGTGCAGGGTGCCGTCCTGGAGTCCAGCCGCTGA comes from Salinispora tropica CNB-440 and encodes:
- a CDS encoding ALF repeat-containing protein, yielding MIGLKSSLAHKSPRRLSTSPRGLLFGIIIFSLLVSLLPGNPARADETSPPNVDRSPVVQAWVAGGSQVRTAAERALIGSDEDIQAFLDEGWEQAQRLDERDALVSVIAEAGPALRTAAQQALAAADDGDTDALSDFLSAGWRQPSDTDARLRVNQMMATGGDQVKAAAQEALDSPDPLVWREFLDTGWQSRWLIDQRIRVNQAMAAGGPQVKAAAQKALDAGTPEAFEMFLGYGWSVAAAQDQETETLTSLQTQAQAQGDLAEQETQRAEEEAARAKEAAEAARRSAQEAAAATEAARQDTAEAAAQAKRAAVAAQKAASAAKVAVQAAASANRAARAAAAAAQRAASAAAQADRAATKAYNAAARAATDESKADEARATAQEARDQAKLARGIAEIADVAGKAIQASSDAMDALDGAVEQALLAAAASDEAVQHANAAGANASAAVAAANQARADADRAQRAANAAQKYLNVAAQSAFAARDAAIRAAQHAEDAADAAIDAANHAGDAATAAERASEAANAATAAAQAAVETASQAIEVYNAAREADSERLAVFQDEHVEAAHQASALYDEAQAAATWDALQAEQRDAETDQLIAEALDPATETAAAVAAARRVALNLMHASGTWTRQAAQAALGGSDAQAMEFVRTGIAAAAGQDDRLVVGELAISENVSLRDAALAALEGSDAEVSQFLATQDYPGRYVQDRLKVNQIMAAAKDSGDTHLAEKAQEALSNGDGQVLRTFIASGQYSAAAIGQRIQVNQIMASPESGPEVRAAAQIALTGPPPGLRKFLTEGRYAAAERDQSAAAHLAVVASLVERINEVAQTATQDAMNAQAVAAEARDDAASAADYANQAAQSAQAAASYAVQAAQYAEQASKSVVKAEAAVQTAKTAATQAVGSARSAIRSASWAVLSHERAVQSAREAQASAQAAYDSAIAAEKSAKEAAKAAEEARKEAHEAVGLEVSICTFKYNNAGDDWDTFFSDESNDAAETCVRNIIVDPSELTTRAYINAGYCDVYATGSDPYKNCIASVLSPTFLRDQTLTILTALIEGVAALLIPIAATLAIGCIATLVCAAVAETLLAIGEAGFNVQQYINGDQDLAETLLKLSTLALESLAFAGATKLVERGFQSIKGLYTISRSAKQAEASLAAANISRGRLWLTSCLTRSSSSATTPILFSGGSSNPISDITVGNRALATNPATTAQPMTNVTAFRTHPGRRVMHNLTVGETRTYYALSAAPALARSTSCFGLDGLVYIGSDTWRTPAGLHYAPGTVQQHRFLHVLTHMHPSTNPKKKNHTVFSISAEEVFPLIDEAWLSRDGSMLIETHGEYTQWGIPMGRQIGTAGETHLCLVVKYGDEVVTAFPIMDPKKCKKS
- a CDS encoding trypsin-like serine protease; translated protein: MLVHGFRRWGAALTGAVLAAGLLGGGGVARAVAGSDSVPDGGYGFTAKVMFGDEQACTGALVDQDWVLTAKNCFSDGTGPVVRGVPGKPTRALIGRTDLTGTAGQERAVVAVVPHSERNLALARLSAPVTDITPVGFADTAPAASETLTVAGYGRTATEWVPDRLHAAAFTVQDVATATVGVVGASAGATICKGDAGGPVFRDVEGAPALVAVSNTSWQKGCLGETETRDGATATRVDDLAAWVGEQTADVQIFGVLSDGRLTYSVIDSATGDLRADRQSAASLGFSPKAMATLNEDTILITDTDGKMYRVDVTGTDPLTFTTSWVMNGWSPYDRLAYDGYGSLYGILEGTDELRRRTLTTEKPSSVEHIGRATSMGTGFSLTSVTSPGAGRILGNADGRLLSYTIHGNGAEAWSRDDLASTGWSGPTHLLSPGGGHYYARSSTGRLDRYRDANPFDGSGSDIESFPNDPVSSSGWDQVLLSARPWTGLVSVYGVNSDGRLSYTALDPVTGAKVASTVSAQTLGFTPKALATLNSDTLLVTTDTGSLYRVDITGTQPLTFTRTAERLGGGWSHDLLVYDGYGSLFGRAGGTWLRYTVTKAKPADPATDLIDRTVIVSSGFDVPTLAATGEGRLLATYTDGTLIAYTAVGANDWSRADLATNGWADATSLFSPGGGLYYRRDANGVVTGYLDTSPFNGSGTDITPYTPTGTTSSDWDPILSAQPHNSWPDNTRRW
- a CDS encoding FAD-binding oxidoreductase, with amino-acid sequence MPVKRRSWWGWGYVEDAVTGEEATRLANRVRTLLPDVDLTAHEPPPVAELDLPPSRVTPPAVLAHVCSAEPAERAAHAHGKAFRDVVRNLHGDVRHPPDLVARPTSEQDVVDVLDWCSRSGLAVVPYGGGSSVVGGVEPRVDDDYPGTVSLDLGRLDRVREVDRTSRAARVQAGVFGPALEEHLRPQHLTLRHFPQSFEFSTVGGWLATRASGHYATVLTHIDDLVEALRVVTPTGISQSRRLPASGAGPSPDRLFLGSEGALGVITEAWLRLQNRPRWRADAAVHFDEHDAAVAATRAIAQSGLYPSNCRLLDPAEALLNAGAATGGGVLVLGFESADHPVRPALERAVELCRDYGGTLPEPLRERDVSASRGSSATDAWRSSFLRMPYQRDALAARSMIVETFETACTWDRYPVMRAAVLDAVGAALREVGATGVVTCRFTHVYPDGPAPYFGVYAAGRWGSTLAQWDQIKHAVSEALLASGGTITHHHAVGRDHRPWYDQQRPEQVALALRAAKAALDPSWVLNPGVLLDRG
- a CDS encoding class I SAM-dependent methyltransferase → MGVATTALVDLEREIAAPGHGLDRLRLLPVPFVPGLRLHLAEDPIVWWARMEARAGHALPPPYWASVWPGGQALARHLLDHPDLVTGRRVLDLAAGSGVVAVAAALAGAAHVLAADTDPYSVAAVTVNARANGVRIAATDRDLLDGTPAELDLLVAGDVLYDRATAARMLPFLRRAASAGIDVLVGEPGRGHVPAHGLVVVAEHEVPTTEPTADSPVRRVQVLRPA
- a CDS encoding cold-shock protein encodes the protein MATGTVKWFNAEKGFGFIEQDGGGPDVFVHYSSISMSGYRELSEGQKVDFDVTQGQKGPQADNVRPM